A segment of the Corylus avellana chromosome ca2, CavTom2PMs-1.0 genome:
AATGGCCAAAGCCATGTCAGATGCCAGTTTCATTTGTAGGAGCAGGAGCAAATTGTGGATTGAAATTCTAGCTATGCCAAGCTTAACATCCAGCATGTTTTATTCATGGTACAAAACTAGCATGATCCCTCCTTACCTACAATATTTCCCAAAGATAACAACAGGAGTTGAGGACATGTAGAACTTCAACGTTTTAAAGAGCAGATCTTAGTtatatttactctttatttGGTAAACAACAACCCGCTAACAAATGCAGCTTTTATCCAACAATCTCTACAGTCTGACCAAAGAGAGTAGAAAAATCAAGATGCCATCATTTAACTTCCTAgaaaaaataatgtcaaaaaatacaataaaagaaacaaatttcagtcgattcaaatttagaaatcAACGAAGGATGTTTTGGTATTTCCAAAAGGCAAATGCCCACTTATccaataaaaagaacaaaggaAAAGCATTAGCCCAAAGTATTCCCTCAGATATACCACCAGTTactatagttatttttattttattttattttgatgaatATTACTATAGCTAATGTTCAAAGTATATCAATAACTAATGATGACCAGAAACCATTTCATCAGACCAAGGTATGTTCAAAGTATATCAATAGCACCTACCACACAGATATAGGTATGGATAATACAAGAaagttgggggggggggggcgggGGTGCGCTGATTAATGGGATACAGCAATAACAGAAATTGTCAATGGCAATAGTCTAGCAACAAACCCAATTTGGCAGTTGTCATTTTCTGGAAATAATCAGTGATAGATAAGCTACCTTTGTTAAAGGTAGCAAGCTGATAAAGCATCTGCATAATTCTTGCACAGGAGTGCGaggaaaacattttctcaaagGGCAATCCAAACAGCTCAAGAAGAAGACAATCCTACAACTTGGGAGAGAATAGTCTCTGACAAGGAGGAGATAATCACACTGAGGATCACTTGATCTGTTGACGCCAAAGGAGAAATTCTGGGTTGAGTACTGTTTGGGTAGAATCTGTGGAAGAAGTAACCGATTGTGGAGGTGGCGGAATGGTGCCATCAAGATACCCGAATAAATTTTGGCCATTAAGATAAGGAAGAAGTTGAGCTTTCCATAAGAGCTAATTATCATGGGTCAGTTTCAAAGAAATAGGCGGAAGAAGCAGTAGTTGTAGAGAGAGAGTTGTGGAAGAAGAGAGGCCATGGGAATGAGACGTTGGTCAGTGGATGCTCTCATACCATACCATAAACAAACACAGATTATTCAAGAAGATATTGATGGCTTCCACACTCTCAACCGGAGTTGATGTttctatatatgatttaaacTGTTACAAAAACTTGTCACTATACAGAGTTTCATTCACACTTAAATACAAAGTCTATCTTTTATCTACATCTTGTATTATCTTTTTGCTCCTTTACCTTCTAATTTACTGACTTCCTTCTCATTTGTGGAACTCGGTTGGAGATCATCTTTATAGGCTGTAATAATTTCTACATACTccatttaaaacaaaaagaaacaaagggcCCAAACTCATATGTAAAAGCAAACATGTTCAGATCAGCTGCTTTGAGAAGACTTATAAAGCAACTTGAGTCCTTGAAGAACCAAGTTTCTTACCCATTAGCAAAACACTCGCCtcagaaattgaaaaaatcatGTCAATTTCTCCCAACTACGAGTATTTCAACAAGTTATCCAATACAAAAAAGAGCATTATAGCAGTACAGGTTATCAAACCAGCAATTTGGTAATAAGGGTGATATAAACAAGCAGTAAACTGATTTCTTTTGAAAGTCATTATAGCAGCACAAGTTATCCAACATGAAAGAACATCGAGTTTGCAAAATATAAGTTGCTTTTAGTAACACAATCATATAACTTAATATGTGATAGAACACTCAATAActtcttcaaataaattttttattgtacTAAGACATTACATGACCAATTAACACACACAGACacaatcaaaaacaaaacaaaaaaaaaaaaccttaaaattcaCACAATTGGTCTACAACAAAAAACCAATAATTAGAAGCCACCAACGAAAACCCATGTACAGTATGACCACAGTGTACATAACAAGCAAAAAGCACGTGGGTTTTCAGAGGAGAAATTAAGGTACCAGCTAAGAAGCAGGAACAGAGTCACCGTGATTAGAACAAGGAATGCAACATGAAGTATCAAGGAAGAGTCACTTGCAGAGAACGCTAAGCCCAGCATCAAAGCAAGGCAAAGACCCAACATCACAAACGTTGATTTTAGTGTGTTCCATGTGGGACCCTGCGACCCAATCAAACAAGCATCACTATTATAGCAGCACAAGATACACATTATATACATACATGAGAGAGATGAGGGGTTGAGATATAGTACGCACGTTGACACCGGGAGCTAGGGCTCCGAGTAACACAGCGTTTGCAGATGATATTCCTTCTCCAACTGATTTCTTATTCTCCATTTGAGTGATTGGGATCTGGAGCTGCAGTTTCTGAAAATTGCGTGTGCGtctctgagagagagagagagagagagagaggggatgtTGTTTTGGACCCAGACCTTTTTAAAATGGTTGATTAATCAATTGGTTCAACTGTCTGGCCCATAACGGGAGGCccataaaacagaaaaaacataataaaggttatatatatatatatatataaactaacaaCTCGAATTATATCCCATTTATTTGTGTAAAGacatagataaaataaaataatcccatTATTTGTGACAAAAGaaaaggagtaaaaaaaaaattattggtaattttcaaaattatagcTCAGCGGAGCAGAACATACGAAGATGAAAGATCCCTAAAATTGGTTTTCCTAGTTACAATTCAAGTAGCAATTCACGTAGCAAATATTAAAAATCTAATCCTTTGTAGGGTtacattatttgaattttttgaagaaTGTTGGTCAACAACTATGGGAATCAATACTATTAAAATTGATGTGTACATTCCCATCAAATAATGTTAAATAGGACGCCCTTATATTTATAggaagtgctagggagccaaacaaatgaacctaaaaaaatttctaaattgaCGTGGCAGGccgtgagtggcagacaagagagagagaattatatttttttaaaaaaaatttaaaaacccttgccacatcagtttgaaattttttttaaattcatttatttggctTTCTAGcacttctcttattttattggaCTAGTGTGAAAGCATCCAtcaaccttatatatatatagatatatatatatatattaaacaactGATAAAAAATGCTAATGGGTACTGCCATAACAACCAAATAAAATGGAGGTGAGATGAagtgtagtatatagcattgCTCACTGCCATTAGACATGGTTGCACTTATAAGCACACCCTCATCCCATCTCAATCCCACTAGGATAACGTGACAATATTCATTAATCATTAGATTAACccttattaataataatgaaaaaaaagcTTCATGGACAGTATGGCATTAACTCAGTGAGATAAAGGTGAAATGAAGATACAGTTATTAGCATTTATCTAGCATTATTGAAGTACAACACAAGTTTTTGTTTAATCCTTATTTCGTTTGTCATAACCCATATGACATTATTAGACTTAGAAGTTAGAAGCTTGTCTTGGTGAGGGCAAAGCCTAGGTTTGGAGGGTGTGTATTGTGTATCAGTTTGAGACTCGTTAGGACATGAGGTGTACAAGTGGTTACGATTAGCAGTTTATTGCTTATAATTGCTAATCGCTCCACCTTAGACGGTTAATAGATTTTCATAACCATAACTACACTATTTTAGGTGGTTAGAGGTTTTAAAATAATAGCTAATTAGCCGTTATTAAAGCTAAAACCACATCGTGTAATTGCCTATCAACCACAAACTAAACCCTACTTTAGAATCCTAATTCAATGCAGAACCAAAATCGAGACAAAAAAACGAAGAAACTATGACAACGAATTTACGTGAATAGACAAAGCTTTGACTAGCCACGATGGCGTACATATGGTGCTAGGGTTTCAAAAATTATTGGCATCATTAAGACTGGGTTTGCGAGTGGCTCTAACAACAGTGGTGATGAGGCTTGTAGACTATAAGAACAATgttgtttggtgttaaacaccaaaatgacatcgttttgatATAGTATTATGGtaaacggttaacggttatcGACTGCCGCCCACTACTTATTAGGTGGTTATGGAGTTTTGTCAACCCAAAACTGTGATTATCCGATTAACGGTTAGTAACCGAGTGAGtcactaaaataaaaatcagattacttttatttttttacaataaaagaataaaaccCTAGTAAGGGATATTCTACTACTGCCGTCTTCCTCTTCTATCccactctctctcactctctgtcTGTTATTCTTCATTACTaagctctccctctctctctctctctctctctctcgccgtGAAGAAGTTCGCCGCGAACAAGTTCACTCTctaaaagaaaagctgaaaAGGTACGATTTTGTCATTTGTGTGGTCTGTTTCTTCATAGGATTTTGAAAATGATAGATGATATAATCGTATATCAGTCTCCACCTTTGGCTCTGTGACAACAATTTACAATCTGTTGCCCCAGTTACTGAACCATTTGAGCTTTGGTTGCTATATAATTTTAGAAAGATATTTTGGGGATTCTCTCTCACTTGCCACGGCTGCGTCATTTCCGTTCTTTATTTCGATGTGTGTGTGGGAGCAGCATGTTAATGGCGATTCTGTGAAGTAGTACTTTTCTTTCGTCGGTTAAAATGTGCCTATCAAAATGTGAGGGGTATCTTATGTTGGTTGATGTCTTATGGTCAAGATTCTGTAACATGATAGATGGAATGTTGGttgctttctttttcagaaaCAAAATCCACGTACATACATAGGTCGTTTTGTTGTCTgttttatctaaaattttattctttCCACAAGGGACTTCTTTCTAGGTTTCTTTGGAGTGATTAATCAGCATTAACTTTGAACTTATAGTTGTTTCACTTTGTTCTAGTTTGTTGCAATTTTGGTCTAATGATTGGATTTACGAGCCTAATAATTGAAGAGCCCATTGTAGATAAAAATACTGGTGATCATGTGATtcatgagtttaaaactctctGGAAATGTCTCATTTTGTTGTCTGTTTTGGTTTCGTAGTTTGGGACTTAGTGTTAATTTACAAATTGGTATTGGggacaaaataaaatgttagtTAAGAATAGTTAAAAGGTGACACAGTTTTTCTGCCCTAGCTCAAAGCAAAGGCGATAGACTTTCGCAAAAAACCCatattgttttatttgaaatggatgTGTTTAGTAGCATCAGTATATGCTGTAGATTGGAATACAAATGAGGCCAGCACAAGTACATCAGCCACAGAGTTATCGTTTGTTGGGTTTCATCAAAGCCATTTAATGCTTTTCTTGAGCAAGAAATGTATGAGATGTTCATAGCTTACATTCCAACCGCATTTCATTGCTTGCTCAATCTGCCAGCTGTTAGGATTTTCCTTTTAAGAAAAGATAAACAACCTGATACTATTGGCCATGGAAACGTGATATGACGCATAAGATGGAAGATCTTTTAAAAGCATTACTTTAAATGATCTTAATTTGTgcattaaatatgaaaaatctCTTCTAATTCATGGTCACGTGTTAGTCATTTGCCAATACGTTTTTAGTTGAAGGTTCTAATTGTTGTTTCCTGCTCGAAGTTGGCAGTACTGCAAGTGCTGTTACTGTTAGGAGCACTATCTGGAGGCTGAGGGAGCAGACTGAGAGCtgaaatcacatgttttttgtttttaattttgggatTTGCAATCTGAATGTAGTTATTAGTGAAAGATTTTGAGACACAAAGTGgagtattatttttgttttcctatttcCTTACATGCCCTTGATGCAGACTAAGCAGATTCCACTGATTATTGAGTTTATCATTGGCATTTACCTTGTTTAAGCATTGCagttttggttttcttttttgaccGGTATTCCATTAAGGTTGACGTGCTATCTCAAAGTGTCCTAATTGTGATTACATTACTTTACttcattttgtttctaattGTGATTTGTTTTAGAGTTGATCAAATAACGGGTCAAACGGTTCGTGTTTGGGTTAACCCAATATGTCctgtttattaaatgggttgTGCGGGCTAGGTCATGTCGGGTCAACCCAACATGACATGTTTATCAAACGGGTCAAACAAGTCATGTCGTGTCACTTGCTTATTTAAATGAGTCGTGTAAGGGTTGAGGGGTCTAACTTGTTTAACTAAATGGGTCGTGCTAGGGTTGACCCTTAATGGGTTGGCGGGTCGGTCGACCCGACACGCCAACCCATATTTCCAGCCCTACCAAAACTCCACCCTCCCCGCTAAACCTTAACACTCGCCATCACCATTTCTCGATAAGCACTTCAGATTCCCTTTAGATGCTATTAACCAACCCTTCTTTTTCCTGTTGGTGTTGCTTTTTTGTTGAGATAATTGAACGTGATGGTTAGTTTCTTAATCTCTTCTTGTGTTTTATGACTCATTGCTATTTGTGTTTAtaaaaaatgcttcattttcttaataaagATTGAGAATTATGAATAACATTTTGGTTCAAAATCTTCTTCCCCTTGTTCTTTGAGGAGAAAAAAGGTGTGGGTTTTTGTTGGATTAAGAGTTTAGTGGAAAAAGGTAATCATGTCCAGGAATTATGCGGGCATGGTTCAGTTTCTGGTGGCATTCATTTCTGAACGGTGTGCTAAAATGAGATTGAATTTCCTGGAGTTATTGTGGGGATTGAGTGGCTTTGCCACTCAATTGAGATAATTGAATGTGATGGTTAGTTTCTTGATCTCTTCTGGTGTTTTATGACTAGCATTTGTGTTTGttgaaaatgcttcattttcgtaataaaaatgagaatttCATGAATATGTATGACTATTTTTAATGGTTAATTAAGTGGAAACATTCAACTATGCCATCGATTAGTACTTGTATTGGAAATTTTGGTGTTTGATATTCTAGGAGAATCGTAGtcattctttctatttttcacCTGTGAAATTTGTTAGAGCCCTAGCGTATATTTGTTCTGATGTGgaaaactcaattttttatgTAAGCTCAAGCTAATGACCGCTGAAATCACTTGTTCAAACTATTTGATGTTACAAAGttgtaaaaaaatgaaattaagtATGCATCCTGCATCCTGTTGCTAACATTCCAAAATGTCCGAATCTCTCGAATGATTTGTCGCAGTGCTCTCTTTGCTCTCTTGATTAAGTATCTGTGTTTTATATGCTTGAGATTACTAAATAGTGGTCACTGTTTTCAGCTTTTCGAGTCGATGGCATCAACTTTTACAGCCATGTCTTCAATTGGCTCCTTTGCTGCTCCTAACTGCCATGTTATGGATAAGAAATTTGCTCTTCCTTCGGACAAGTTGTCATCTTCTGCTTCCATTTCTTCGTGTTCATTTGTTAGGAGACAGAATGTGATGTCACGAAGAAATCGCTCTCCCAAGATTTGTGCCATGGCAAAGGAATTGCATTTCAACAAGGACGGCTCAGCTATTAAGAAACTGCAAGTGAGTCTAGCTAAGACACAGTTGGGTGTTGATTTATTGGGGAGAAGTTTTTACTTTGGTTTCCCCCCCAGTTCCTAAAATCTTTTTCTCGTTTTGTTTCAGACTGGTGTGAACAAGCTTGCAGATCTGGTTGGGGTTACCCTTGGTCCAAAGGGCAGGAATGTTGTTCTGGAAAGCAAATATGGCTCCCCAAAAATAGTCAATGATGGTGTTACCGTGGCAAAAGAGGTATACCATCTATCTGTAGTTTATAGTGCCAAGGTTGTCTATTGAACTTCAGAAGGCCTTATTCTTTTACTGTTGGAACATTTAGGTGTTAGATTTcaattattattgaatctaagGATCAACTGAAGTAGATATGTCTAATGAAATTATGctgagaatatttttttatgttgtgctattcatctttttaaattttctctctTGTATGTAATTTTTGTTCTCCCTATCATTTGTACACCTAATTACAGCTAGTGTAAGATATTGATGGATTTTGGTTTGTCTCCTCTAAGGTCGAGTTGGAGGACCCAGTTGAGAACATCGGTGCTAAGTTAGTGAGACAAGCAGCTGCCAAGACCAATGATTTGGCTGGTGATGGAACCACCACGTCTGTAGTTCTTGCACAAGGTCTTATTGCTGAGGGTGTCAAGGTTTGTATTTTGATTAATGTCCCTGCATTGTTGGAAATCTGTAAACTCTCGACTTTAACTCCTGAAAGAGACCACAATAAACAGAAAACCATAATACGatttttttactttactttctgtttctctctcctcattTAGGAACATGATAGTTGAAATATGGAGAAAACTGCAAaagtttgttcttttatttttcatcacCTCATGAatgatttaaatttttaggTGGTGGCAGCTGGTGCAAACCCTGTTTTAATTACTCGAGGTATTGAGAAGACCGCAAAAGCTCTAGTGTCTGAGCTTAAGTTGATGTCAAAAGAGGTAATGTTTGTCTAATTCTGTTGCTGGTTTTAAGTGTTTGTATCGTTGTCCCATCCCatcttatttttcttctttcttggtCCAATcagttttttaaataatgtataACGGCAATGGACTGCAGGTTGAAGACAGTGAGCTGGCTGATGTGGCAGCAGTTAGTGCTGGAAACAACTATGAAGTTGGAAATATGATAGCTGAAGCCATGAGTAAGGTGGGTCGTAAGGGTGTGGTGACACTAGAAGAAGGGAAAAGTGCTGAGAATAGCCTCTATGTTGTTGAAGGAATGCAATTTGACCGTGGTTACATCTCACCTTACTTTGTCACAGATAGTGAGAAAATGGCAGTTGAATATGAAAATTGCCAGGTGTGCATTATGTTAGAGTTTACCTGTTATTTCTTTTAACCTGCAAGTATTATCATGGGAGTAATACATCTCAGCTTTGCTAATTGATGCCATTGTTTTTTAATTGCAGTTGCTTCTTGTtgataagaaaataacaaatgcaAGAGATCTTATCAACGTTCTGGAGGAAGCTATTAAAGGTGGATACCCAGTTTTGATAATTGCAGAAGACATTGAACAAGAAGCTCTTGCAACTCTGGTTGTGAACAAGCTTAGAGGAGCTCTGAAGATTGCTGCGCTTAAAGCCCCTGGTTTTGGAGAGCGCAAGAGCCAATACCTTGATGACATTGCCATTCTCACTGGAGGTCAGTTGTTCACATCATGTTCTCTTTTGGCTTGACCTTTCACTGGTCTCTTCTTTGCTGGTTGCTTTTGTATTAATTTTCAAGTGTTTTGGTGCACTCTTCTTCACTATTGTTGTTGTACGTTGTTGAGGGATTTCTTCTTCTGGCTTGTAGGAACTGTAATCAGAGATGAGGTGGGGCTTACCTTAGACAAAGTTGGCAAGGAGGTTCTCGGTCATGCTTCTAAGGTGGTGCTTACCAAGGACACTACTACGATTGTTGGTGATGGAAGCACACAGGAAGCAGTAAACAAGAGAGTTGCACAGATTAGAAATCTAATTGAGGTATACATCtctcatcctctctctctctctctctctgacccACTCGTGCATGCACAACTAGTGAGTGCACGGttcattttgttcatttttaggCTAATTAAAATGGTATGCTCATGCAGGCTGCAGAGCAAGACTAtgagaaggaaaaattaaatgaaaggaTTGCGAAATTGTCAGGTGGTGTTGCTGTGATACAGGTAAATTACCAATTACTGGTTGTAAAGGTGATTTGTAATTGTAAATAATAATCTTGTGCCTAATCAATTTCCTTTGAACACAAGGTTGGTGCACAAACTGAGACAGAgctcaaagaaaagaaactgaGAGTCGAAGATGCTCTCAATGCAACAAAGGTAATTTATCACGATTAAAAATATACCAGTACAAATAGGTTCAATATCATAGGTAAGTTCTTGTTGGGTTTTCTGCTATAACCAAAGCAGAAGCAGCATCAAAGtttaatttgaatgattttcAGGCTGCGGTTGAGGAAGGTATTGTAGTTGGTGGTGGATGCACCTTGCTAAGACTTGCATCAAAGGTGGATGCCATCAAGGACAGCCTCGACAATGATGAAGAAAAGGTAAGCTATTTACTGAAGTTTCAAGTCTTGGGACTTGGAAAATTGTGAAAGTCTCATAAAGAAATTGAAGTCTTGAATTGGGTAGATCTTGTTGAATTTAAATCAATGCATCATTTTCTTTGAGCTGTCAAACAGAATGCGTTGGGCTCAAGCTTTTTGGATTAATTGCAGGTTGGAGCAGATATTGTCAAAAGGGCTTTGAGTTACCCTTTGAAATTGATTGCCAAGAATGCTGGTGTTAATGGAAGTGTGGTTAGCGAGAAGGTATATCATCCTTCTTGTCATTGTGGTATGTGATGAATCGCTTTTACATTGTACTGTAATGTACTGACTTTAgaagttttgtttttcttcaggTGCTTTCCAGCGACAACTTTAAATATGGATATAATGCAGCAACTGGAAAATACGAAGATTTAATGGCTGCGGGAATAATTGATCCAACTAAGGTGAGTGACCATATTGAACTTAACAA
Coding sequences within it:
- the LOC132171846 gene encoding uncharacterized protein LOC132171846, producing MENKKSVGEGISSANAVLLGALAPGVNGPTWNTLKSTFVMLGLCLALMLGLAFSASDSSLILHVAFLVLITVTLFLLLSWFLAQTGLVSVEHQMREMDLVPNDCPEKSGKSK
- the LOC132172063 gene encoding ruBisCO large subunit-binding protein subunit beta, chloroplastic-like — encoded protein: MASTFTAMSSIGSFAAPNCHVMDKKFALPSDKLSSSASISSCSFVRRQNVMSRRNRSPKICAMAKELHFNKDGSAIKKLQTGVNKLADLVGVTLGPKGRNVVLESKYGSPKIVNDGVTVAKEVELEDPVENIGAKLVRQAAAKTNDLAGDGTTTSVVLAQGLIAEGVKVVAAGANPVLITRGIEKTAKALVSELKLMSKEVEDSELADVAAVSAGNNYEVGNMIAEAMSKVGRKGVVTLEEGKSAENSLYVVEGMQFDRGYISPYFVTDSEKMAVEYENCQLLLVDKKITNARDLINVLEEAIKGGYPVLIIAEDIEQEALATLVVNKLRGALKIAALKAPGFGERKSQYLDDIAILTGGTVIRDEVGLTLDKVGKEVLGHASKVVLTKDTTTIVGDGSTQEAVNKRVAQIRNLIEAAEQDYEKEKLNERIAKLSGGVAVIQVGAQTETELKEKKLRVEDALNATKAAVEEGIVVGGGCTLLRLASKVDAIKDSLDNDEEKVGADIVKRALSYPLKLIAKNAGVNGSVVSEKVLSSDNFKYGYNAATGKYEDLMAAGIIDPTKVVRCCLEHAASVAKTFLMSDCVVVEIKEPEAVPAGNPMDNSGYGY